The Hemibagrus wyckioides isolate EC202008001 linkage group LG25, SWU_Hwy_1.0, whole genome shotgun sequence genome has a segment encoding these proteins:
- the glrx5 gene encoding glutaredoxin-related protein 5, mitochondrial: protein MMNNMLTSVLRLTARSVRGVSVSQRPARWMCSSSSDEEVLKNLGQMVKKDKVVVFMKGTPAQPMCGFSNAVVQILRMHGVDQYTAYNVLDNQELRQGVKTFSNWPTIPQVFFNGEFVGGCDILLQMHQSGDLVEELDKLGIRSALLDTQTPSN from the exons ATGATGAATAACATGCTGACCAGTGTGCTGAGACTGACCGCGCGGTCAGTGCGGGGTGTTTCTGTGTCCCAGAGACCCGCGCGCTGGATGTGTTCCTCCTCCTCAGATGAAGAGGTGCTGAAGAACCTGGGTCAGATGGTGAAGAAGGACAAGGTGGTGGTCTTCATGAAGGGAACTCCCGCGCAGCCCATGTGCGGCTTCAGCAACGCCGTGGTGCAGATCCTCAGGATGCACGGAGTGGACCAGTACACGGCTTATAACGTGCTGGACAACCAGGAGCTGAGACAag gtgtgaagACGTTCTCCAACTGGCCCACGATTCCTCAGGTCTTCTTTAATGGAGAGTTTGTGGGTGGATGTGACATTTTACTGCAGATGCATCAGAGTGGAGACCTGGTGGAGGAACTGGACAAACTGGGCATCAGATCAGCACTGCTGGACACACAGACCCCCTCCAactag